The Etheostoma cragini isolate CJK2018 chromosome 5, CSU_Ecrag_1.0, whole genome shotgun sequence genome contains a region encoding:
- the unm_hu7912 gene encoding apical junction component 1 homolog: MTRTHPPDILASTLFRDFTLNPIPDPSISLHSFRQCDWKMIDKPEIINKRHCRSFDFIESLDDPRSLSSSMEYPYKRAEHQTLNKDLMWNGLDQPGHLRFSSPDLFNTRLFQQHTTQDKTSHLTWSDSKKRTRSRSAPRIKSTLTPVPISVSPPGARKGRDAPQVASATLRTSETNREPYSSSNRAFLNEVHPIKLQPQSPLYVSDCFNEDKQDKPALTPHVRCRVDIKPDAAVLQHTSRQIPNVRPEHLWQRYSQASSSRGLYVPRQIASSPTPTPSECYSGDFRQGYHYTTSMSPISYQHLDVHRMPSPTAPYLSQEQRAYSNPNIPTKFFYTEDPVRYPVHPYPRAYFQDDRSSLTSHGSTMTSQYDPRTRWVHTLPVRSYYTENLSNREPGHSVYSRPYSTSEAGSYFSQSPLSRSFYGEDSRFNPYHMSNPKLFYSKPCSPEEQYFPPRPYYTEGRRRPRMSQAFSDDWYRSSISGYSNQSSQHTPLRVKQDPSIPPWFTKSCVETSRLGAEVRNHSKSWDNILYPRQDREQSVPRGRSYENLFQQAKQAASSEVTSQPVILNLSSSPRRYAALSLSESSLERGSSNPWRNTKSGHWFVTPEITITDNDICAGNRKQRDVQSVSWDTLDEEKTPSPRVMHHKQPQNTPGISKERKHNNFSLQQSLEQLDELLADLVIDYKPPTSRKSSIDILDQLKQLITEDDDKDRGSSGLENVGCLNSQLPSSKSSPDTIKDPDSGFDALQRSAEECSPDHSTDDDDTMVCSNKKCNRIESMFNACLYFKSCHSCYTFYCSRNCRRDDWEIHKDTCLYGRVNSVCRHTLKFCRENSEIHKAFSRVAKAGFLSRGRGVLFLGFANPETADNFLQVGLESLLMSPTYLSLRELDGFRDNLGEYCNELQHAGNEYDPNECFLLNVSVAVGELVPNRPSPRVQAPTVRKYAKVSLASSSPDKKVLRKDSEMETLILTPPPGTPDIDKEGEEGRKAREVCFVNIQRELRTRGVFLRHEYPRIYNQLCEFVESNKGFTPTTIYPLDKRTGKQFMCMIMAASEPRTLDWVGTPHLLDDII; the protein is encoded by the coding sequence ATGACACGAACGCATCCCCCTGATATACTGGCGTCGACTCTATTTCGGGACTTCACTCTAAATCCCATCCCCGACCCCTCCATTTCGCTCCACTCCTTCCGGCAATGTGACTGGAAAATGATTGACAAACCAGAAATCATCAACAAAAGACATTGCCGTAGCTTTGACTTTATTGAGTCCCTGGACGACCCGCGGTCCCTCTCTTCGTCAATGGAGTACCCTTACAAGAGGGCAGAGCATCAGACATTAAACAAAGATCTAATGTGGAATGGGCTGGATCAACCGGGGCACCTTCGCTTTTCCTCTCCCGATCTGTTCAACACCAGGCTGTTCCAGCAGCACACCACCCAGGACAAAACCAGCCATCTTACATGGTCAGACTCTAAAAAGAGAACACGATCTAGAAGTGCTCCAAGAATTAAATCCACCCTCACTCCTGTGCCCATCTCCGTGTCTCCTCCAGGAGCTCGGAAGGGGAGGGATGCGCCTCAGGTTGCGTCAGCTACCTTGAGGACTTCTGAAACAAACCGAGAACCCTACTCCTCCTCAAACAGGGCTTTTTTGAATGAGGTTCATCCTATCAAACTGCAGCCTCAGTCTCCCCTCTATGTTTCCGACTGTTTCAACGAGGATAAACAGGATAAACCAGCCCTTACCCCACATGTCAGGTGCCGTGTGGACATTAAACCAGATGCTGCTGTACTACAGCACACATCTCGGCAGATTCCCAATGTACGGCCTGAGCATCTTTGGCAGAGATACTCCCAGGCCAGTAGCAGTAGAGGTTTGTATGTACCTCGACAGATTGCCTCCTCACCAACGCCCACTCCGAGCGAATGCTACAGTGGAGATTTTAGACAAGGATATCACTATACCACCAGCATGTCTCCAATCTCCTACCAGCATCTAGATGTGCACAGAATGCCGTCACCGACAGCACCATATCTGAGTCAGGAACAAAGAGCTTACTCAAATCCTAACATACCAACCAAGTTTTTCTATACAGAGGACCCTGTTCGGTATCCAGTCCATCCCTATCCTAGAGCGTACTTTCAGGACGACCGGTCCAGTCTGACCAGCCATGGTAGTACAATGACTAGTCAGTATGATCCAAGGACTCGATGGGTGCACACACTACCTGTCAGGTCGTATTACACTGAAAACCTTTCCAACAGAGAACCAGGACACTCTGTATATAGTAGGCCTTACTCCACCAGCGAGGCAGGATCATACTTTTCTCAAAGCCCACTGTCTAGATCTTTCTATGGAGAGGATAGCCGGTTCAATCCATACCATATGAGTAACCCAAAGTTGTTTTATTCCAAACCATGCTCTCCTGAGGAGCAGTACTTTCCACCAAGACCATACTATACGGAGGGTCGTCGACGGCCTCGAATGTCGCAGGCCTTTTCAGATGACTGGTATCGCTCAAGTATATCTGGTTACTCTAACCAGTCCTCCCAGCACACACCACTGAGAGTAAAGCAAGACCCCAGTATACCCCCGTGGTTTACTAAAAGCTGTGTGGAGACAAGTAGACTAGGTGCAGAGGTCAGAAACCACTCCAAGTCTTGGGACAATATTCTATATCCACGGCAGGACAGAGAGCAATCTGTGCCTCGTGGACGGAGCTATGAGAACCTGTTTCAGCAAGCAAAGCAAGCAGCATCATCTGAAGTTACATCTCAACCTGTTATACTTAACCTGTCGAGTTCACCAAGGCGCTACGCCGCCCTTTCACTCTCTGAAAGCTCGTTAGAGAGGGGCTCAAGCAATCCGTGGAGGAATACCAAGAGTGGGCACTGGTTTGTAACTCCTGAGATCACCATAACAGATAATGACATATGTGCAGGCAACAGAAAGCAGCGCGACGTGCAATCTGTCAGCTGGGATACGTTGGATGAGGAAAAGACGCCCTCTCCCAGAGTAATGCATCACAAGCAGCCACAAAATACACCGGGCATAAGCAAAGAGAGGAAACATAACAACTTCTCCCTCCAGCAGAGTCTCGAGCAACTGGATGAGCTCTTAGCTGATTTGGTTATTGATTACAAACCACCCACTAGCAGAAAGTCAAGCATAGACATTTTAGACCAGCTGAAACAACTCATTACCGAAGATGACGACAAAGACAGAGGATCTTCTGGACTTGAAAATGTAGGATGTCTGAACTCACAGCTTCCATCCTCTAAATCCAGCCCAGACACAATCAAAGACCCTGACAGTGGGTTTGATGCTTTACAGAGGAGTGCAGAAGAATGTTCTCCCGACCATAGCACTGATGACGACGACACTATGGTGTGCTCTAACAAGAAGTGCAACCGGATTGAGAGTATGTTCAACGCCTGCTTGTACTTCAAATCATGCCACAGTTGCTATACGTTCTACTGCTCACGAAACTGTCGCAGGGATGACTGGGAGAtccataaagacacctgtctgTACGGCCGCGTGAACAGTGTGTGTCGACACACTCTAAAGTTCTGCAGAGAGAATTCCGAGATCCACAAAGCCTTCTCTCGCGTTGCTAAAGCTGGCTTCCTCTCCAGAGGGAGAGGCGTTCTCTTTCTTGGTTTTGCTAATCCGGAGACAGCTGACAACTTTCTCCAAGTTGGGCTGGAGAGCCTCCTCATGTCTCCCACATACCTATCTCTCAGAGAGCTGGATGGCTTCAGGGACAACCTCGGTGAATACTGCAACGAACTACAGCACGCAGGTAACGAGTACGACCCCAATGAATGTTTCCTTCTGAATGTATCCGTGGCTGTCGGTGAACTAGTGCCTAACAGACCTTCGCCCAGGGTCCAAGCACCAACAGTTCGAAAATATGCAAAGGTATCCTTGGCCTCCTCAAGCCCTGACAAAAAGGTACTCAGGAAGGATAGCGAAATGGAAACCCTCATCCTCACTCCGCCTCCAGGCACTCCGGACATTGacaaggagggggaggagggaaggaaagCCAGAGAGGTTTGCTTCGTCAATATCCAGCGTGAGCTCAGGACCAGGGGAGTCTTCCTACGTCACGAGTACCCCAGAATCTATAATCAGCTGTGTGAGTTTGTGGAGAGCAACAAAGGGTTCACCCCAACTACAATTTACCCACTAGATAAGAGAACAGGGAAACAGTTCATGTGCATGATCATGGCTGCGTCCGAGCCAAGGACACTGGACTGGGTGGGTACCCCTCATCTCTTGGATGATATAATATAG